In one window of Dermochelys coriacea isolate rDerCor1 chromosome 3, rDerCor1.pri.v4, whole genome shotgun sequence DNA:
- the LOC119853076 gene encoding LOW QUALITY PROTEIN: prefoldin subunit 2-like (The sequence of the model RefSeq protein was modified relative to this genomic sequence to represent the inferred CDS: inserted 1 base in 1 codon) has protein sequence MRRTGGKMADSGKSKTAPTAPSTGKALMAEQVVAGFSWLXQEQWSLTSKVAELERELNEHSLVIDTLREVDPTCKCYCMVGGVLLERTVKEVLPALESNKEQINKIKTLTEQLQVKGQELNEFWEKHNIHVMGEEDQKPLPKESSDGAGAKTSSAGVLVS, from the exons ATGCGCAGAACTGGCGGGAAGATGGCGGACAGTGGGAAGAGCAAGACCGCGCCGACAGCTCCATCCACCGGCAAAGCGCTGATGGCGGAGCAGGTGGTGGCTGGATTCAGCTGGC CGCAGGAGCAGTGGAGCCTGACCTCGAAGGTGGCGGAACTGGAGCGGGAGCTGAACGAGCACAGCCTGGTCATCGACACGTTGCGAGAGGTGGACCCCACTTGCAAGTGTTACTGCATGGTGGGCGGGGTGCTGTTGGAGCGCACAGTCAAGGAGgtcctccctgccctggagagcaaCAAAGAGCAGATCAACAAAATCAAGACCCTGACCGAGCAGCTGCAGGTGAAGGGCCAGGAGCTGAACGAGTTCTGGGAGAAGCACAACATCCATGTGATGGGGGAAGAAGACCAGAAACCACTGCCCAAGGAGAGCTCCGATGGGGCGGGAGCCAAGACCAGCTCTGCTGGGGTCCTGGTCTCCTAG